The window GGTGCGGGGACAGGATTAGGTTTGTCAACGGTAAAGGGAATTATTAAAAGTCATGGTGGTTTTGTGACAGTTTCTAGCGAAGTTGGTAAAGGCAGTACATTTAAGATATTCTTGCCATCTGTAGAAGTTGCTCAAATTCCTAGCGTAGAGAACTTGGAAATGTCTTCTGTACAAGGAGAATTGATTTTAGTTGTGGATGATGAACCTGACATTCGTAATCTAGCTACAATCATTCTGGAACAATACAATTATCGGACGATGACTGCAAGTAATGGAATTGAAGCGATCGCTCTCTATGCCCAATACAAGCAGGAAATCAGTGCAGTTTTGATGGATATGATGATGCCAGAAATGGATGGTATCACTGCTATCCGCACTATGCAAAAAATGAACCCAAAAGTTCAAGTGATTGCTTGTAGCGAACTAAATATAAAAGATGTATTGCCGGAATCAAATGATATGAAAGTGCAAGCATTTTTATTCAAACCCTACACTGTCAATGAATTATTACAAACCGTAAATCAAATAATTAGGACAGAGAATAGAGATAATTTTTAATTTCTAATTTATCCAAATATTCTGACTCCTGCTATATTTGGCATTCTTCGCAATACCGAGAAATCGCACTTTCCAGACCAGGCATTAACTCACCTCGACTACTACCAAGAACGCTATAAGTGGGACGAGGAGCAACTAAATTGAGATGTCGCGTCGGCAAAGCAATTAACCTTTTAATACTCACACCTGCTTGTTTTGCTGCTAACCGCGCCAAATTTGCCCAAGAAATCTCACATTTATTTGCTGAATGCCACAACCCGGTTTCACCATCTATTAATAAATCAAGACTAGCATGAACCAAATCCGGGACATAAGTAGGCGAAATAATGGTATCTTGCGCTGCTAAAAATTCTTCTCCTGCACTGAGTTCACGCAAGGCAATACTCACAAAGTTATAGTCATCCCAAGGACTAAAAAAGGCACTGGTGCGAATTATCAGCGATGTTGGACAAGCTTGCAATACCCGCTTTTCTGCCAAAGCTTTACTACATCCATAGACACTTAAAGGAGAGATGGCATCGGTTTCTACATAAGGTTGAGTCACAGCACCATTAAACACCAAATCTGAAGAAAAAGTCACGAACGGTAAATTATTATGTTGAGCGCAAACAGTAGCTAATATTTCTGCACCTACTGTATTTACACGCAGACAGTTTCCTGGTTCGCGCTCCGCATCATCTACCCGCACATATCCCGCAGCATTGATTACAGCCCAAGGTTGTAACTCAGTCAGCACCGCATCAACAGTTACAGGATGGGCAATATCCATTTCTTGCCGTGTTAGTAAACGGTATGGTATTCCTCGTACTTCACACAGCCGAGCAAAAGCCTTTCCTAGAGTGCCTGTAGCTCCAATAATGGCGAGGGGACGATGGGAAGCAGAGGAGCAGGGGAGCAGGGGAGCAGGGGAGAGAATAGATTCAGATTCTCTTATGCTTCTTTTATCCAGTCCACAACTGACTGCTGGGTAAACTAAACGCTCTGGACGATGCCACCAACCGGGGATATCAAGTAACGGGTGATCGGGATTGCGTCCTGTGGCTAAATCACGTATAATTTTAGCGATCGCAGTTGCTCTGGGTTGAGGAGAACGTAAATCAAATACACCGGACTCATAGTGACCCACCCAACGAGTTAGCAAACTATTCCAATCATAAGTACCCAAAAGCGCCCAAGCTGTGACAGCACGAACATCTACACCCTGTGAGCGTAATTCCTGGGCAGCATTCCACACCTCACACAGCCAGCGTAGTTGCTCCTCACGGGTACAGTGAAGGTGAACTTCAGTTACAGCCAAGGGGATTTGATAGCGTTCCCATGCCTCTTGCAGCAAGCTACGTGGTCCTGCTGCACCTTCAGCACAAACTCGCACCGCTTCTATATCTGCGTATTCATCCCGTCCATTACCACCATGAGTCCAACTGGGATAATTTTCTAAATTTTCATCCAAAAAGCGATCGCTCGTCAGATAATGATTAATGCCAATAAGGTCCGGTGGACAGGGATTTTGGCAAAATTCTTCCAGTTCACTTTCACTAATACCGCAATTTCGCAAATAACCCCAGATAGGATGATTTGGGGAAATTCGACCGCATAATAAATCAAAAGTCAACCAGCGACGTTCATTTTCAAACTCCGCTTGATAAGTTAGTTTTGGCGTGCTGTAAATCTTTCCCAAATCTTCCGTTTGCACAAGTTCAGCACCAGGATTAACTTCCCTAATAGCTTGCATTGCCAAGCATACCCCTCGACATTCCGACAATAAAGCCCGGCCAAAAGTTAAATCATCCCGTCCATGAGGATACCAGTGACCATACAACCCACTAAATCGAGCCGTTGTTAAAGGTTCATTGATGGGTGTGTAATACTTTACCCAAGGATAGCGTTCTGCTACTGCACGGGCAAACTCTGCTAATTTCTCTGGAAACGCTGGATCTACTAAACTGGTGTAACGTGGACCACTTCCATGATGCACCAATCCCACAATCGGACAAATACCCAGTTCTCTTAATCTCCCCAACCGCACATCCGCCCAAGACCAATCAGCATTTTCTAAACCATTCGGTGCGATTCGCTCCCATAATAGAGGATAACGAATTGCCTGTATTCCCAGTTGTGCAAATAATTCCAAATCCTCCAAGCGCGTTCCATGACCATTTCGTTCTATTTGGTCAAAATACTCTTCACCCACACGATTAACCGTACACTCTACACCACCCCATACTTCTAAAGGAAGTTGAGTTTTGAGTTTCGAGTCGAAAATAGAAGTCACTTCGCTTCACTCCAAATTCAAAGTAGTGCTTCCGGCAATTAACAGGACTTACGAAAAATCTCTCTGCAATCCTCTTTCCTTCGTGTCCTACCCTTCGGGAACACCTTCGGTGAACGTGTCTTCGTGGTTCATTTTTCCATTACTTATGTCGAAGTCCTGATGCAATACAGTTCAATTAGAGTCAAACACCTGAAATTATGTAGGTAGGTGGGCGTTAAAAAATATAAGATAGACCTAACCCCCCAGCCCCCTTCCCTACCAGGGAAGTGGGAGTCAAAGCCTCTCCCCTACAAGGGGAGAGGTTTGGAGAGAGGTTTTATATTTAATTGCGCCAAGCTACTTAGGTTGTATTGAAAAACGAAACGATTTTTGCCAGGGTTTGTTGGATTTCACTTTGTACCCTACGGGAAGCAAGCTACAACCCAACCTACGACTGAATCTTGAATTATGCTGTAAAACTCAAGCCTTGACGGCGATTTGTTTATACACAGAAAGAGCTTGACCCACACATTGATCCATGTTGTAATACTTGTAGGTTGCCAAGCGCCCCACAAAATATACCCCTGGTGTGGCATCTGCTAAAGCTTTATATTGCTTGTAAATTTCCTGATTTTCTGGGCGGGGTACAGGGTAATATGGGTCGCCTTCAGCTTTGGGATATTCGTAAACAATGCTAGTTTTAGAGTGTTCCTGACCAGTTAAATATTTAAACTCTGTAACACGAGTATAAAGGTGTTCGTTGGGATAGTTGATCACTGGTACAGGCTGAAAAACAGGGACGTTATAGGTTTCGTGCTGGAAATCAAGAGAACGATAAGGTAACTTACCGTAGCGGTAATCAAAGAAATCATCCACAGGGCCTGTGTAAACCATTTCCCGACAAGGTATGGCTTTTTCAATTTCCCGATAATCGGTGTTGAGCATCACCTTAATATTTGGGTGATTTAACATATTCTCGAATAACCGGGTAAACCCATGCAGGGGCATCGCTTGGTAAGTATCGGTAAAATAACGGTTGTCGCGGTTGTTGCGTGTGGGAATCCGAGCAATTACTGATTTATCAAGTTCCGATGGATCGAGTCCCCATTGCTTGCGAGTGTAACCGCGAAAGAACTTTTCATACAATACTCGTCCAATTTTGCTCACCACCACATCTTCTGAGGTGTAAATATATTCTTTTGGTTCAGCCAGTGCTTTGAAGAAATCCTCAACCTCAAATGAATTGAGATCCATGCCATAAAGTTTGTTGATAGTGTCAAGATTGATAGGTATGGGAACTAATTGACCATCTACACTAGCCAGAACACGATGTTCGTAAGAACGCCACTGAGTAAAGCGGGACAGGTATTCAAAGATTTCGCGGGAGTTGGTATGAAAAATGTGGGGTCCATATTTATGGATGAGAATACCATCCTCATTGTAATGATCGTAGGCGTTACCACCGATGTGATTACGCTTATCGACAACCAGCACTTTTTTACCCAACTGAGTTGCTAACCGTTCAGCGATGACGCTACCAGAAAAGCCAGCACCAACAATCAGGTAATCAAAAACAAAGTCTCTAGTAATGGTATTCGGTGCTTGTTTTCTCGTAATAGCACCAAGATTACTTTTCTCCTCTGCATCACGGGTAGCTATAGCAGAGTCTATCAGCTTCATCATTGATGCCCAAGTCCGATCCCAAGAAATCTGCTCTAAAAAGGCATCTACGCGACTCAACCACCCCGATTTTGGAGTATCTTCCTGCATTGCTTGTTCGGCTGCGGTGACGAACTCAGAAACTGTGTCTCCAATGCGTACCAATTTTGAATCTCCATAGGGACGCACTACATCCCGAATACTGGTAGATACCACAGGTTTGCCGGCTGCAAGATACTCAGGAGTCTTCGTGGGACTAATAAAGCGCGTTGCTTCATTACGGGCAAATGGCAACATTGCTAAATCCCATCCTGCCAAATATTCAGGTAGCTGTTGATAAGTTTTAGCACCGAGATAATGGATATTCTCGGACTGTGGTAGCATTGCTGGATCAATTTTTACAACTGGCCCAACCATGACTAAATGCCAGTCAGGACGTGCATCAGCTATACCTTGCAGCAGTTCAATATCCATCCGTTCATCAATTACACCAAAGAAACCCAAACGGGGATGGGGAATATCAGCTTGGTCTGCTGGTTCTGACCTCTCCCCTAACCCCTCTCCACCTCTCCCTACCCCTCTCCTTCCAGGAGAGGGAACATCTGGACTCCCCCCTTTCAGGGGGGAACTTGGGGGGTGGAGAGGGGAACTAGAGCTTTTCTCTCCCTTCCCTTGTAGGGAAGGGGGTTGGGGGGTTAGGTTTCTGGCTTGTCCAAAGTGGCCTATATCTACACTGCTAGGAAAGGCATAGACATTTGGGTGCTGGTTAACTTTATTTTCGTACAGGCTTTGTCCCCCTGTAAATACTAAGTCTGCACGTCGAAATAGTTCAGCTTCGTAATTTTTTAAAGTTGGTGGCGCACCCTGGAAACCAGATAACTCATCCATGCAATCATATATTACAGCCTGGGGTTGTAAATGGCGTGTAAATGCGATCGCCATTGGTGTGTAATACCAACAAATATACTTGCGGATATTATGTTCTGCCAAAAAACCATCCAGCAGTATTTGTAAATTTGCGTTGACAGATTCCTCACTTAAGCCTTCTGGTAGATGAGGAACAACAACCATCACCCCACTGGTATCTTGGCTAATTTCCAACCGCCGCAAATCTTCCTGGCTAAAAATGGGTTCTTCAATAAAAAATACACGCTTTCCTTTAGCACAACGACTAAGAAGATGTTGCGGTCTTTGATAAACGAAATTCCAACGCAGATGAGAGAGACAGACAATATCAGCCGTATCTGTCAAAGCTGCTTTTGGTTGGCGATGTTTATTTAATGAGGATGAATTTAATGATGATGCACCTAGCTCAGATTGCTTGGTTTCACTCAGCTTTGAAGAAGCAACATGATTAGCATCGTTTTTTTTTCGTTGAGTTTTTTCACTTGCCATAAATTTTTAGTTCAATTTATTACAACTTGGATGAGTGAATTGCTAAAAAAAATCAACAAATCACCTCCCTGATTTATTTTTTTCCAAATTTAACAAACTTCAGTAATAATCTTGAGTGCTTAATCCTTAACTTGTAATCCCGTATAAATTCTAATTAATCTAATGATAAATTCTGGCTTTTATTTCCACCTCTATCCAAGAAAATATAGATAGATAGTAGATATAGATATATCTCCCGAATCAGCAAGAGTAATATTCTGGCATGGAAGTTTCTGCTACTTAACATTTCTTCGGCTTTTCATGGTTTTGGCTGACTGCTTTAACCTAGCCATTTACTAATAGCTCAATGCTTACAAAGTAACTCGAAAAGTAAGTCCTGCATTACTTTGTGAGGCTGCGCCAAATTTTTGAACTTTTCTCTCTGTGTCCTCCGTGTCTGGAGTGGTATACCTCCGGCACGCTACGCGGATGTTTATCTTAATCCAGCGCATCTTCATACAGAATTGGTATAACTTCAATTTCTCTGCTTCTTTGGATGACTCCATCCAGACTGCTATAGTCAAAACCTTCGCTGATGACTACATCATTCTTAATAACGACTTAACTTATAACTCATTGCCGCTAAAAAATTGGACTCAAATAAATATCAATTCTGTCAATTGGTAGAAGTTACAGCTAACAGCAGCTATTCCCGTGCAGAGTAGGAGCATTGTTAGCGAAAATTAGGTTTTTCATGTTTAAATTTCTGCAACAAGTTGGCGATTACGCCGCTGTACCCCGCTTTTACCAGATAAGCAGCGCAAACTAAAGCATTATGACCAGCGCCAATCAATACAACGTCATACCCTTCCATAAATGCAATTTGGGGGATAAGCTATATCCCCCGATGTTAAAAAGTGCTGAAGGTATCTAAATCCTTCGTGAGTTGTAAACTATTGCTTATCTATAGGGTAGATGTTGCAGCTTACAAATATAAACGTTTATATTTGCAAGCCACAATAGCTATACAGGTTTTTCTTCTCTGGTACTTTGACTAATAGACATCTCCGGTAATTAAATGTGCGTGGTTTGAAACCCTTGTAGAGACGTTCCGGCGGAACGTCTCTACCATATTTCCGGAGAGGTCTAATGACTTCAACTAACTCCGGCATACTTTCAAACCGATCTTGACCTGTTTGATCAAGTAATGAGCGTAAATCTATAGTCTTGTCTTTTGTCCAGTGAATTTCTTCGCGACCTTTTGCTTGCTCGATAATTTCTTCTTTACTTGCAGGAAAGTCTATAGTTACTAAAAATATAGTCAAATATTTCTAGCTTGGTAAGGAACCTACACCTTACAGGGCTAACTACAAGCCTCTCTACTGAGTTTCTATCAAAGATAG is drawn from Anabaena sphaerica FACHB-251 and contains these coding sequences:
- a CDS encoding family 1 glycosylhydrolase, yielding MTSIFDSKLKTQLPLEVWGGVECTVNRVGEEYFDQIERNGHGTRLEDLELFAQLGIQAIRYPLLWERIAPNGLENADWSWADVRLGRLRELGICPIVGLVHHGSGPRYTSLVDPAFPEKLAEFARAVAERYPWVKYYTPINEPLTTARFSGLYGHWYPHGRDDLTFGRALLSECRGVCLAMQAIREVNPGAELVQTEDLGKIYSTPKLTYQAEFENERRWLTFDLLCGRISPNHPIWGYLRNCGISESELEEFCQNPCPPDLIGINHYLTSDRFLDENLENYPSWTHGGNGRDEYADIEAVRVCAEGAAGPRSLLQEAWERYQIPLAVTEVHLHCTREEQLRWLCEVWNAAQELRSQGVDVRAVTAWALLGTYDWNSLLTRWVGHYESGVFDLRSPQPRATAIAKIIRDLATGRNPDHPLLDIPGWWHRPERLVYPAVSCGLDKRSIRESESILSPAPLLPCSSASHRPLAIIGATGTLGKAFARLCEVRGIPYRLLTRQEMDIAHPVTVDAVLTELQPWAVINAAGYVRVDDAEREPGNCLRVNTVGAEILATVCAQHNNLPFVTFSSDLVFNGAVTQPYVETDAISPLSVYGCSKALAEKRVLQACPTSLIIRTSAFFSPWDDYNFVSIALRELSAGEEFLAAQDTIISPTYVPDLVHASLDLLIDGETGLWHSANKCEISWANLARLAAKQAGVSIKRLIALPTRHLNLVAPRPTYSVLGSSRGELMPGLESAISRYCEECQI
- the glf gene encoding UDP-galactopyranose mutase; the protein is MASEKTQRKKNDANHVASSKLSETKQSELGASSLNSSSLNKHRQPKAALTDTADIVCLSHLRWNFVYQRPQHLLSRCAKGKRVFFIEEPIFSQEDLRRLEISQDTSGVMVVVPHLPEGLSEESVNANLQILLDGFLAEHNIRKYICWYYTPMAIAFTRHLQPQAVIYDCMDELSGFQGAPPTLKNYEAELFRRADLVFTGGQSLYENKVNQHPNVYAFPSSVDIGHFGQARNLTPQPPSLQGKGEKSSSSPLHPPSSPLKGGSPDVPSPGRRGVGRGGEGLGERSEPADQADIPHPRLGFFGVIDERMDIELLQGIADARPDWHLVMVGPVVKIDPAMLPQSENIHYLGAKTYQQLPEYLAGWDLAMLPFARNEATRFISPTKTPEYLAAGKPVVSTSIRDVVRPYGDSKLVRIGDTVSEFVTAAEQAMQEDTPKSGWLSRVDAFLEQISWDRTWASMMKLIDSAIATRDAEEKSNLGAITRKQAPNTITRDFVFDYLIVGAGFSGSVIAERLATQLGKKVLVVDKRNHIGGNAYDHYNEDGILIHKYGPHIFHTNSREIFEYLSRFTQWRSYEHRVLASVDGQLVPIPINLDTINKLYGMDLNSFEVEDFFKALAEPKEYIYTSEDVVVSKIGRVLYEKFFRGYTRKQWGLDPSELDKSVIARIPTRNNRDNRYFTDTYQAMPLHGFTRLFENMLNHPNIKVMLNTDYREIEKAIPCREMVYTGPVDDFFDYRYGKLPYRSLDFQHETYNVPVFQPVPVINYPNEHLYTRVTEFKYLTGQEHSKTSIVYEYPKAEGDPYYPVPRPENQEIYKQYKALADATPGVYFVGRLATYKYYNMDQCVGQALSVYKQIAVKA